Proteins encoded in a region of the Chryseobacterium piperi genome:
- a CDS encoding DMT family transporter: protein MKDYKLLIAVFTVALVWGTTFLAIRVAVETIPAWFVAGIRQFLASLIMLSVLLYRKELKWIGWKNLRYQIIFATLMLVIANGMTTVAEETVSSSLASLISASSPILVFLGSVAIGLQKFSFRAFIGVLMCFSGILFIFWDGLKDLANPDYRMGIVFLFCAISGWASGTIFTKKLNIQSGNISLNLFYQFAFAGVVQIIFAFLFSENYNFGNWSIKSVSAMLYLACFGSVAAFFAFHFALTRVSPVQVSILAYINTIIAIFLGWLILDEAISFKFIIAAVLIILGVFIINYKPEMFRRQKAL, encoded by the coding sequence TTGAAAGATTATAAACTCCTCATTGCTGTTTTTACTGTAGCTCTTGTCTGGGGAACAACATTCCTGGCTATCAGGGTTGCAGTAGAAACCATACCCGCCTGGTTTGTCGCAGGGATTCGTCAATTTTTAGCCTCTCTTATCATGCTTTCTGTTCTTCTTTACAGAAAAGAATTGAAGTGGATTGGATGGAAGAATTTACGATACCAGATTATCTTTGCGACATTAATGCTTGTCATTGCTAATGGAATGACAACCGTAGCAGAAGAAACAGTATCCAGCAGTCTTGCTTCATTAATCAGCGCTTCCTCTCCCATTTTGGTATTTTTAGGAAGCGTGGCTATCGGATTACAAAAATTCAGTTTCAGAGCTTTCATAGGAGTTCTGATGTGTTTCAGTGGAATTCTTTTCATCTTTTGGGACGGGCTGAAAGATCTTGCCAACCCAGATTACAGAATGGGAATTGTTTTCCTTTTCTGTGCCATTTCCGGATGGGCTTCTGGTACTATTTTTACCAAAAAGCTAAATATTCAAAGTGGTAATATTTCATTAAATTTATTTTACCAGTTTGCTTTTGCCGGAGTTGTACAGATTATTTTTGCATTCCTTTTTTCAGAAAATTATAACTTCGGAAACTGGAGTATTAAAAGTGTTTCTGCTATGCTGTATCTGGCATGCTTTGGCTCCGTTGCCGCATTTTTCGCTTTCCATTTTGCATTAACGAGGGTTTCCCCTGTTCAGGTATCTATTTTAGCTTACATCAACACGATAATTGCCATTTTTCTGGGATGGCTTATTCTCGACGAAGCTATTTCTTTTAAATTCATTATTGCAGCGGTATTAATTATATTAGGTGTGTTTATCATTAATTACAAACCTGAAATGTTCAGAAGACAAAAAGCCCTGTAA
- the purE gene encoding 5-(carboxyamino)imidazole ribonucleotide mutase: protein MVGIIMGSQSDLPIMEQAANFLKTLEIPYELTVVSAHRTPERMFDYAKTAKERGLKVIIAGAGGAAHLPGMVASCTTLPVIGVPILSSNSIDGWDSVLSILQMPGGIPVATVALNGALNAGILAAKILGSADEQVGQKLQKYQDSLKDKVFGTVNDIKNQHPNHFDQ from the coding sequence ATGGTAGGAATTATCATGGGAAGTCAAAGTGACTTACCGATTATGGAACAAGCTGCAAATTTTTTGAAAACCCTGGAAATCCCTTATGAGCTTACGGTAGTGTCTGCTCACCGGACTCCGGAAAGGATGTTTGATTATGCTAAAACAGCAAAGGAAAGAGGACTGAAGGTGATTATTGCAGGAGCCGGTGGAGCTGCGCATCTTCCGGGAATGGTAGCGAGTTGCACGACTCTTCCTGTGATTGGAGTACCGATCTTATCCAGCAACTCTATTGACGGATGGGATTCTGTATTGTCAATTCTTCAAATGCCGGGGGGGATTCCTGTCGCTACAGTGGCTTTGAACGGAGCATTAAATGCCGGAATTCTTGCGGCTAAAATTTTAGGAAGTGCTGACGAACAGGTAGGTCAAAAACTTCAGAAGTATCAGGATTCATTAAAAGATAAAGTATTTGGAACCGTGAATGATATTAAAAATCAGCACCCTAACCATTTTGATCAATAA
- the sph gene encoding sphingomyelin phosphodiesterase: MKNFNRRLYLLAVLCLLSFNSCREQSSFEENSPLTDNSNQQNKFSRLGDNEIKVLAYNTFLLRDIAVASTTQWSQNTRAERLGNAGFINNYDILLLQECFDNTAAGILREKLLPKFPYQTPILGQTQQGWNNTSGDWREVTSGGFENGGVMIASKYPIEIMNQYIFPKGCDFDALSLKGFVYIRILKNGKRMHFISTHLQSTQPGCKGSELSIRKSQLEMIKTYVNDLKIPTDETLIYGGDFNVIKDSPEYPVMLQTLNVSAPNYRGLPQTWDTRTNTMASYHYPYPKNQPEYLDYVFVSNDHLVPPSWQNIVFDPVSSTLMTYTNLNQDKYYWTDYSDHYPVEGSVYSDETSPKSSMKFRKYDKISLKSVATGKYITSDLSKPDEWLKVSATSPNSNTWFNLVNLGTDDNYFDLKAGLVRVETSERINNFWYWEYLNGGAYYYFPKFGKSLKNLELILVKKKNGNSSTSIENGDTVAFRDQTSAGKTYYLQVYKKNGTDWIYLNGNSAGPSEQFEIQMNNIQQNW; the protein is encoded by the coding sequence ATGAAAAATTTCAACCGGAGACTTTATCTTCTGGCAGTACTATGCCTTCTATCTTTTAATTCATGCAGGGAACAAAGTTCTTTTGAGGAAAACAGTCCTCTTACAGACAACTCTAATCAACAAAATAAGTTTTCCCGATTGGGAGATAATGAAATTAAGGTACTCGCATACAATACTTTTTTATTGCGTGACATTGCTGTAGCCTCTACTACACAATGGTCCCAGAATACCAGAGCCGAAAGACTTGGAAACGCCGGCTTCATTAATAATTATGATATCCTGTTACTCCAGGAATGCTTTGACAATACAGCTGCTGGGATTCTCCGTGAAAAGCTTTTACCTAAATTTCCTTATCAGACCCCTATCCTTGGACAAACTCAACAGGGATGGAATAACACTTCCGGAGATTGGAGAGAAGTAACCTCAGGGGGATTCGAAAACGGAGGTGTGATGATTGCCAGTAAGTACCCAATTGAAATAATGAATCAATATATCTTTCCAAAAGGATGTGATTTTGATGCTCTTTCTTTAAAAGGATTCGTTTATATCCGTATCCTGAAAAATGGAAAACGTATGCATTTTATTTCTACTCACCTTCAATCTACCCAGCCAGGCTGCAAAGGAAGTGAGCTCAGTATAAGAAAAAGCCAGTTAGAAATGATCAAAACTTATGTGAATGATCTCAAAATACCTACTGATGAAACGCTTATCTATGGCGGAGACTTTAATGTAATTAAAGACAGCCCGGAATATCCTGTCATGCTGCAAACCTTAAATGTATCTGCTCCTAATTATAGAGGACTCCCACAGACCTGGGATACCAGAACCAATACCATGGCATCCTATCACTACCCTTATCCGAAAAACCAACCGGAATATCTGGACTATGTTTTTGTATCTAATGACCATTTAGTTCCGCCTTCCTGGCAAAATATTGTTTTTGATCCTGTAAGCAGTACTTTAATGACTTATACGAACCTCAATCAGGATAAATATTACTGGACAGATTATTCGGATCATTACCCGGTAGAAGGAAGTGTATACTCAGATGAAACGTCTCCCAAATCCAGTATGAAATTCAGAAAGTATGATAAAATATCATTAAAGTCTGTAGCTACCGGTAAGTACATCACATCTGATCTTTCAAAACCAGATGAATGGCTTAAGGTATCCGCCACTTCTCCTAATTCAAATACCTGGTTTAATTTGGTTAACCTCGGAACCGATGATAACTACTTTGATCTGAAAGCAGGTTTGGTTCGTGTAGAAACCAGTGAACGGATTAATAATTTCTGGTATTGGGAATACCTCAATGGAGGTGCATATTACTATTTTCCCAAGTTTGGAAAGTCTCTTAAAAACCTGGAGCTTATTCTTGTGAAAAAGAAAAACGGCAACTCCTCCACAAGTATAGAAAATGGGGATACTGTTGCTTTCAGGGATCAAACATCCGCCGGGAAAACATATTATCTGCAAGTATATAAAAAGAATGGAACAGATTGGATTTATCTGAATGGAAATTCTGCAGGACCTTCAGAACAATTTGAAATTCAAATGAACAACATCCAACAAAACTGGTAA
- the ahcY gene encoding adenosylhomocysteinase: MEATTQYIPYKVKDISLAEWGRKEITLAEAEMPGLMSIREEYGPSQPLKGARIAGCLHMTIQTAVLIETLVALGAEVTWSSCNIFSTQDHAAAAIAAAGIPVYAWKGLNEEEFDWCIEQTLFFGEERKPLNMILDDGGDLTNMVFDKYPQLTKDIKGLSEETTTGVHRLYERMKNGTLVMPAINVNDSVTKSKFDNKYGCKESAVDAVRRATDLMLAGKRVVVCGYGDVGKGTAASFRGAGSIVTVTEIDPICALQAAMDGYEVKRLDTVVDNADIVITTTGNFNIVRGEHFLKMKDKAIVCNIGHFDNEIDMAWLNQNYGQTKSEVKPQVDIYTLEGGKEVIILAEGRLVNLGCATGHPSFVMSNSFSNQTLAQIELWNNSAAYGNEVYTLPKHLDEKVAALHLKKLSVELETLSPEQAEYIGVDVKGPFKPEYYRY; this comes from the coding sequence ATGGAAGCAACAACACAATACATTCCTTATAAAGTTAAGGACATATCCCTGGCAGAATGGGGAAGAAAGGAAATCACTCTTGCTGAGGCAGAAATGCCTGGTTTGATGTCTATCCGTGAAGAATACGGACCGTCTCAACCATTAAAGGGTGCTAGAATCGCTGGATGTCTTCACATGACTATCCAAACGGCTGTACTTATCGAGACATTGGTAGCTTTAGGAGCTGAAGTTACATGGTCTTCTTGTAATATTTTCTCTACACAAGATCACGCTGCTGCTGCTATTGCTGCTGCAGGAATTCCTGTTTATGCATGGAAGGGTTTAAATGAAGAAGAATTTGACTGGTGTATCGAGCAAACATTATTCTTTGGTGAAGAAAGAAAACCATTGAACATGATCCTTGATGACGGTGGAGATTTAACAAACATGGTGTTTGACAAATATCCTCAGTTGACGAAAGACATTAAAGGACTTTCTGAAGAAACGACAACAGGTGTACACAGATTGTACGAAAGAATGAAAAACGGAACTCTAGTAATGCCGGCAATCAACGTTAACGACTCTGTGACCAAATCTAAGTTTGATAACAAATACGGTTGTAAAGAATCTGCAGTAGATGCTGTAAGAAGAGCAACTGACTTAATGTTAGCAGGTAAAAGAGTGGTTGTTTGTGGTTACGGTGATGTAGGTAAAGGTACTGCGGCTTCATTCAGAGGAGCAGGATCTATCGTTACTGTTACAGAAATCGACCCAATCTGTGCGCTTCAGGCTGCTATGGACGGTTATGAAGTAAAAAGATTAGACACTGTAGTTGATAATGCAGACATCGTTATTACAACTACCGGTAACTTTAACATCGTTAGAGGAGAACATTTCCTTAAAATGAAAGACAAAGCTATTGTTTGTAACATCGGTCACTTCGATAATGAAATCGATATGGCATGGTTAAACCAAAACTATGGTCAAACTAAATCTGAAGTGAAGCCTCAGGTAGATATCTATACATTGGAAGGAGGTAAAGAAGTAATCATTCTTGCTGAAGGTAGATTAGTAAACCTTGGATGTGCTACAGGACACCCAAGTTTTGTAATGTCCAATTCTTTCTCTAACCAGACTTTGGCTCAGATCGAGTTATGGAACAACTCTGCTGCTTATGGAAATGAAGTATATACATTACCAAAGCATTTGGATGAGAAAGTAGCTGCTTTACACCTTAAAAAGTTAAGTGTAGAGCTTGAAACTCTTTCCCCTGAACAAGCTGAATATATCGGTGTAGATGTGAAAGGACCATTCAAACCTGAATATTACAGATACTAG
- a CDS encoding 4'-phosphopantetheinyl transferase family protein, with product MPLYRDFSDDNATILIWKYDENEELSIDELLEPENAEKVKDYHPKKLLEVLMVRKLLKELKPHSKILYKEREPFLSPKDAEISITHSFPFASIAISKKKIGIDLERFNPKILRVIDKFTYENERGFIPEDNADTYYTIIWSVKESMYKIHHSKYWSLKKNYEVKPFELKNLHKIRCRVYDDQFSDEFKARVEFFDEYCFTIVEA from the coding sequence ATGCCCCTTTACCGAGATTTTTCAGATGATAACGCCACCATTCTTATTTGGAAGTATGATGAGAACGAAGAACTGAGCATTGATGAGCTTTTAGAGCCGGAAAATGCTGAAAAAGTAAAAGACTACCATCCTAAAAAACTTTTGGAGGTGTTAATGGTACGCAAACTTTTAAAGGAATTAAAACCCCATTCAAAGATTTTGTACAAGGAGCGGGAGCCCTTTCTATCACCTAAGGATGCGGAAATTTCCATTACTCATTCTTTTCCTTTTGCATCGATAGCTATTTCAAAGAAAAAAATTGGGATTGATTTAGAAAGATTTAATCCTAAAATATTGAGGGTGATTGATAAATTCACTTATGAAAATGAAAGAGGTTTTATTCCTGAAGACAACGCAGATACGTATTATACTATTATCTGGAGCGTAAAAGAAAGTATGTATAAGATTCATCATTCAAAGTACTGGTCTTTGAAGAAAAATTATGAGGTAAAGCCTTTTGAGCTGAAGAATCTCCATAAAATACGCTGCAGAGTGTATGATGATCAGTTCTCAGACGAATTCAAAGCCAGGGTCGAGTTTTTTGATGAATACTGCTTTACGATTGTGGAGGCGTAG
- a CDS encoding FUSC family protein, producing the protein MNYSAELKKFVTSQYVYSAIRITLATVLPCLVLAHFGILKEYFLFPLGTSFVALTDQPGPFIRRRNALTFAIFCFVLVALIASLVMHIKVLVILEIIVFGMFFSLIGVYGQRLAAVGSLSLVVLAIFIDGHLTGSNIFKSLLIFASGCIWFLLIFLIVTTIQPYKLASQMIGENYLQLAEFLKIKANYYQKNPDFDRLTTQVIAKQIEIKNLQEDTRETVFKTRTIVNESTTTSRLLMLMFLNSMDLHEKLMTSESDYQKLQQSFEDSMILVNIHDYLNLLSEEITNIGISLQLGTRAKPIFNLDTELKKLNTLYFEVRNRQITPGTLENFMILRQILMRISEITKEINEIYKVFSQDIKLAKSLSTGLDLRKFMPNEEKLNFKVLRNNISLSSSLFRHAIRITTALLIGYLFSLFQFLGIGHTYWILITITAILKPAYSITKQRNRLRLYGTIVGATIAYVILHFVHINAILFATLLISMILCFSLLKGKYFWAVLFMTIYVFMSFNFLSPGKVDVIFKDRILDTMIAGAIAFFVSYIVLPVWEHTQNLVLMKKSAESNLIYFQSVISKFLQEEFDLEDYKVKRKNAIISLANLSDNFQRMISEPKNQRKKLEVVHQFVATSHLITAYTASLSQYSKNDKKYPEIDAESWSRKIEAEMQQTFTLLNDEEITETLKMESRLEPEDSCIEDLMLKRRTEIEEEPSDLKDTGKVSHLTELKNIHDILELIYDVAKEQRKVIEKYKNESAATPPQS; encoded by the coding sequence ATGAACTATTCGGCGGAGCTTAAAAAATTTGTAACCAGTCAGTATGTGTATTCTGCTATCAGAATTACATTGGCTACGGTATTACCATGTTTGGTTCTCGCCCACTTCGGAATATTAAAAGAATACTTCCTCTTCCCGCTTGGGACAAGTTTCGTAGCACTCACGGATCAGCCGGGACCTTTTATACGAAGAAGAAATGCACTAACGTTTGCCATTTTTTGCTTTGTACTTGTAGCCCTTATTGCAAGTTTAGTAATGCATATAAAGGTATTGGTCATCCTTGAAATCATTGTATTCGGGATGTTCTTCTCCCTGATCGGAGTATACGGACAACGATTAGCAGCTGTAGGCTCATTATCTCTGGTTGTACTGGCCATCTTTATTGATGGACACCTCACCGGAAGTAATATTTTCAAAAGTCTTCTTATTTTTGCTTCAGGGTGTATCTGGTTTTTACTGATCTTCCTAATTGTTACCACAATCCAACCCTATAAACTCGCTAGCCAGATGATTGGAGAAAATTATCTCCAGCTTGCCGAATTTTTAAAAATAAAAGCCAACTACTATCAGAAAAACCCTGATTTTGATAGACTGACCACCCAGGTTATAGCAAAGCAGATAGAGATTAAAAATCTTCAGGAAGATACACGGGAGACCGTTTTTAAAACCCGAACCATCGTCAACGAATCCACGACCACCAGCAGGTTACTCATGCTGATGTTCCTGAATTCAATGGACCTTCATGAAAAGCTGATGACCTCAGAAAGCGATTATCAAAAGCTTCAGCAAAGTTTTGAAGATAGTATGATACTGGTGAATATCCATGATTACCTCAATTTACTTTCCGAAGAAATAACCAATATAGGAATATCGCTTCAGTTAGGAACTAGGGCAAAACCTATTTTCAATCTTGATACCGAATTAAAAAAGCTGAATACCCTTTATTTCGAAGTAAGAAATAGACAGATTACTCCGGGAACTTTAGAAAACTTCATGATCCTGCGCCAGATTCTCATGCGTATCAGTGAAATCACAAAAGAGATCAATGAAATTTATAAAGTTTTTTCACAGGATATAAAATTAGCGAAGAGTCTTTCTACAGGTTTAGACTTAAGGAAGTTTATGCCTAATGAAGAAAAACTCAATTTTAAAGTATTGAGAAATAATATCTCTCTTTCTTCATCACTGTTTCGCCATGCAATCCGGATTACCACTGCTTTATTAATAGGTTATCTGTTTTCACTATTTCAGTTTTTAGGAATTGGTCATACCTATTGGATATTAATCACAATTACGGCGATATTAAAACCCGCTTACTCAATCACAAAACAAAGAAACCGACTTCGTTTGTACGGGACCATTGTGGGAGCTACAATAGCCTATGTAATCTTACACTTTGTCCATATCAATGCCATTCTGTTTGCGACACTACTCATCAGCATGATTCTTTGTTTCAGTTTATTAAAAGGGAAATATTTCTGGGCCGTTTTATTCATGACGATTTATGTATTCATGAGTTTTAATTTTTTAAGTCCCGGGAAAGTTGATGTCATTTTTAAAGATCGGATTTTAGATACCATGATTGCCGGTGCAATTGCATTTTTTGTTTCTTACATCGTACTTCCTGTCTGGGAACATACTCAAAATCTGGTTCTCATGAAAAAATCAGCAGAAAGCAATCTTATCTATTTTCAAAGCGTTATTTCCAAATTCCTTCAGGAGGAGTTTGATCTTGAAGATTACAAGGTAAAGCGTAAAAATGCTATTATATCATTAGCAAATCTTTCCGACAATTTTCAACGAATGATTTCCGAACCTAAAAACCAACGAAAAAAACTGGAGGTCGTTCATCAGTTTGTTGCTACCTCACATCTTATTACGGCTTATACTGCTTCTCTTTCCCAGTATTCTAAAAACGATAAGAAATATCCTGAAATAGATGCTGAAAGCTGGAGCCGAAAAATTGAGGCTGAAATGCAGCAGACCTTTACCCTCCTTAATGATGAAGAAATTACCGAAACCCTTAAGATGGAAAGCCGTCTCGAGCCTGAAGATTCATGCATTGAAGATCTTATGTTAAAAAGGAGAACTGAGATAGAGGAAGAACCTTCTGATCTGAAAGATACCGGTAAAGTATCTCACCTTACAGAACTGAAAAATATCCACGATATCCTGGAACTTATTTATGATGTTGCCAAGGAACAAAGAAAAGTAATCGAGAAATACAAAAACGAATCTGCAGCTACGCCTCCACAATCGTAA
- the porV gene encoding type IX secretion system outer membrane channel protein PorV: MNLTTKLLLGIGLSAGFLGYSQDLSQVRPVLTGAPFLRIAPDARSGGMGDQGVVTSPDAFSQFWNAAKYPFSRTSSSVGLNYTPYMGKLTNDVFLLYGAFHKFLGQDERSTISASIYYFNMGQVDLTQLVGNDVASMGTSKPNEFSIDVAYALKLSDSYSMAVTGRFIRSDLAGGFNTDTTLKPANSFAVDVSGYYSSPRFSSFGGYDGKLNAGFAIQNLGPKLDYTGNEESRSYLPTMARLGVGYDMYLDDVNKIGISVEGSKILVPGQEFIGNDPNTRQPMYAVPNVGVLEGISKSFKNKNSIMYSGALEYSYDNAFAVRTGYFRESEEQGARQFATAGVGLKYRSFGLDISYLINMSKINTALDNTLRFGLTWNIGDETSNADY; the protein is encoded by the coding sequence ATGAATTTAACTACTAAACTGCTTTTAGGAATTGGATTAAGTGCTGGTTTTTTAGGCTATTCGCAAGATCTGAGTCAGGTAAGACCTGTATTAACCGGAGCCCCGTTTCTAAGGATTGCACCAGATGCAAGATCGGGAGGTATGGGTGATCAGGGGGTTGTAACCTCTCCGGATGCATTCTCTCAATTCTGGAATGCAGCGAAATATCCTTTTAGCAGAACAAGTTCTTCCGTAGGCCTCAACTACACTCCCTACATGGGAAAATTGACCAATGACGTATTCTTACTCTATGGTGCATTCCATAAGTTTTTAGGTCAGGACGAAAGATCAACCATCTCTGCAAGTATTTACTACTTCAATATGGGGCAGGTAGACTTAACCCAATTAGTAGGTAATGACGTAGCTTCTATGGGAACATCTAAACCTAATGAATTCTCCATTGATGTTGCCTATGCACTAAAACTTTCAGATTCTTATTCAATGGCGGTAACTGGTAGATTTATTCGTTCAGACTTAGCCGGAGGTTTCAATACAGACACTACCCTTAAGCCTGCTAACTCTTTTGCTGTAGACGTTTCAGGATACTACAGCTCTCCAAGATTTTCAAGTTTCGGGGGATATGATGGTAAATTGAATGCAGGTTTTGCAATCCAGAACTTAGGTCCTAAACTTGACTATACCGGAAATGAAGAATCCAGATCTTATCTTCCTACTATGGCAAGATTAGGGGTGGGTTACGACATGTATCTTGATGATGTAAACAAAATAGGAATTAGTGTGGAAGGGTCTAAAATTTTAGTTCCGGGTCAAGAATTCATTGGAAATGATCCTAACACAAGACAACCTATGTATGCTGTTCCTAACGTTGGTGTATTGGAAGGAATCAGCAAATCTTTCAAAAATAAAAACAGTATCATGTATAGTGGTGCTTTAGAATATTCATATGATAATGCTTTTGCAGTAAGAACCGGTTACTTCCGTGAAAGCGAAGAACAGGGGGCTAGACAATTTGCAACAGCAGGTGTTGGCTTGAAATACCGTTCTTTTGGTCTTGATATTTCTTACTTAATTAATATGTCCAAAATTAATACTGCTTTAGACAATACTCTTCGTTTTGGTTTAACCTGGAACATAGGAGATGAAACATCTAATGCTGACTATTAA